The following are encoded together in the Candidatus Methylomirabilis oxygeniifera genome:
- a CDS encoding Putative ATPase; tRNA(Ile)-lysidine synthase (modular protein) (Evidence 3 : Function proposed based on presence of conserved amino acid motif, structural feature or limited homology; Product type pe : putative enzyme) — MSDTLLHKVQGTIDRHRMLAAGEAVVLAVSGGVDSMAMLHLLLHLRTRYHGPLHVAHLNHDLRGAESAETARFVQRQCEARQIPVTITRADGRALRDRRAGSLQAAARDLRYRFLERVADEQGAGRIAVGHHRDDQAETVLMNLLRGSGVRGIGGIPPVRGRIIRPLIDCSREEIERYVRKERIPYVEDSSNHVLAYSRNRIRLELLPELAKRYNPRVIHSLANAATILEAEDTLLNDMADRELRAILVSRSREEFVLSIPPMTTLLSALRWRIIRRSAEELRAGHPGLTFQHTLAIDRLLMTKGAKGAIHAPGGLRARRVGNSLVLSVRQDNERADISSVPLTVPGLTAIPASSLSLRSELLKEWAMGDLVVDGWTALLDADRTGMELYVRGWKEGDRFVPLGMAGRKKLQDFFTDAKVPCDQRGSVPLVMSGGQIIWVVGFRVDERFKVTDSTQRILRVRASIQED, encoded by the coding sequence ATGAGCGATACGCTGCTTCATAAGGTTCAAGGGACGATCGACCGACATCGGATGCTGGCAGCAGGAGAGGCGGTCGTGCTGGCCGTTTCTGGTGGCGTTGATTCGATGGCAATGCTCCACCTTCTGCTCCACCTTCGAACCCGCTATCACGGCCCACTCCACGTCGCTCACTTAAACCACGACCTCCGAGGGGCCGAGTCGGCCGAGACGGCCCGATTTGTGCAACGTCAGTGCGAAGCTCGTCAGATTCCTGTGACCATTACGAGGGCCGATGGGAGGGCGTTGCGGGATCGTAGGGCGGGCTCGCTTCAGGCCGCTGCCCGGGATCTCCGTTACCGATTCCTCGAGCGGGTGGCGGACGAACAGGGAGCCGGCAGAATCGCCGTAGGTCATCATCGTGACGATCAGGCGGAGACGGTCCTGATGAACCTGCTCCGGGGGTCCGGGGTCAGGGGGATCGGGGGGATTCCGCCAGTGAGAGGGCGGATCATTCGCCCGTTAATCGACTGCTCACGGGAGGAGATCGAACGGTACGTACGGAAGGAGAGGATCCCGTATGTCGAAGACTCCTCTAACCACGTTCTCGCCTACAGTCGGAACCGGATTCGGTTGGAACTCCTTCCGGAACTGGCGAAGCGGTATAACCCGCGCGTCATCCATAGCTTGGCGAATGCAGCCACGATCCTTGAAGCTGAGGATACATTGCTGAACGATATGGCTGACAGAGAGCTCCGCGCGATCCTGGTCTCGCGATCGCGTGAGGAGTTCGTGCTGTCGATCCCCCCTATGACGACGCTTCTGAGCGCCCTGCGATGGCGCATCATCCGGCGATCTGCCGAAGAGCTGCGAGCGGGCCACCCGGGGTTGACCTTCCAGCACACGTTAGCCATTGATCGACTGTTGATGACAAAAGGCGCGAAGGGCGCCATTCATGCGCCGGGTGGGTTACGTGCAAGACGAGTGGGCAATAGTCTCGTCCTTTCGGTGAGACAGGATAACGAGAGAGCTGACATTTCATCGGTGCCCCTCACTGTTCCGGGTCTCACAGCCATTCCGGCATCGTCGCTCAGCCTTCGAAGCGAGCTACTGAAGGAGTGGGCGATGGGTGATCTCGTTGTAGATGGCTGGACCGCTCTCCTAGATGCTGACCGTACCGGAATGGAGTTGTACGTGAGGGGATGGAAGGAGGGCGACCGGTTTGTTCCCCTCGGGATGGCCGGTCGGAAAAAGCTCCAGGATTTCTTTACGGATGCCAAGGTGCCATGCGATCAACGCGGGAGCGTCCCGCTGGTGATGTCAGGCGGTCAGATCATATGGGTTGTAGGATTTCGAGTGGACGAACGGTTCAAGGTGACCGATTCGACACAGCGCATTCTTCGAGTACGTGCATCCATCCAAGAAGACTGA
- a CDS encoding protein of unknown function (Evidence 5 : No homology to any previously reported sequences), which yields MLILLYNMFVWVIEPGAMIHSDVVVPPVIVIGRTTLQYRTPGICPAQLSRPVDHVGRR from the coding sequence TTGCTGATCCTGCTTTATAATATGTTTGTGTGGGTCATTGAACCCGGTGCGATGATCCACAGTGACGTAGTTGTGCCACCCGTGATTGTGATCGGCAGGACTACGCTCCAGTATCGAACTCCGGGAATATGTCCAGCTCAGCTATCACGACCTGTCGACCACGTCGGCCGCCGATAG
- a CDS encoding protein of unknown function (Evidence 5 : No homology to any previously reported sequences), translating into MDHRTGFNDPHKHIIKQDQQIELLCRIHTHILALHNVGVNNLLDIRFTETYIAFAIKDNKDGWCLLPSLLYAT; encoded by the coding sequence GTGGATCATCGCACCGGGTTCAATGACCCACACAAACATATTATAAAGCAGGATCAGCAAATAGAGTTATTGTGTCGGATTCATACACACATACTCGCTTTACATAATGTAGGTGTGAATAATCTGCTTGACATTCGTTTTACAGAGACTTATATAGCGTTTGCTATAAAAGATAACAAAGATGGATGGTGCCTCCTACCGTCCCTGTTGTACGCTACGTAG
- a CDS encoding exported protein of unknown function (Evidence 5 : No homology to any previously reported sequences) produces the protein MHSTFHDRLFLTRCTYTILTGLLVWSMAVIAPPVASATEPPLGLATGSKDVQTTVNGKQWATLPNSSTPTHEGTLIRTGKGMASVLLKDGTQLELQQRTLVELSGLQTAPIVKIAVGQVLFRVPMSSHATFVTPSVHYQTENGNTGDRPAVVKAKATTASVADSVGTIVVNLRGGSRLDLQQGEILAKSRSDPGIHIVKTGQSVYIPLLGTSDPDFGVLLAQALPDEAADEADPTTFDTIGIETEGVSCSPLPRRK, from the coding sequence ATGCACTCAACTTTCCATGATCGTCTCTTCCTGACCCGCTGTACGTACACGATCCTTACCGGTCTCCTGGTCTGGTCTATGGCGGTAATCGCTCCTCCCGTTGCGTCGGCAACAGAACCGCCACTGGGATTAGCGACCGGATCGAAGGACGTCCAGACGACCGTGAACGGCAAACAATGGGCGACACTACCGAACTCATCCACCCCGACACACGAAGGAACCTTGATACGAACCGGAAAGGGGATGGCATCGGTCCTGCTGAAAGACGGCACGCAGCTTGAACTCCAGCAGCGAACGCTGGTCGAGTTGTCCGGATTGCAGACGGCGCCCATCGTGAAGATTGCGGTCGGCCAAGTCCTCTTCAGAGTGCCAATGTCATCCCATGCGACATTCGTCACTCCAAGCGTTCACTATCAGACCGAGAATGGCAACACCGGGGATCGTCCGGCTGTTGTAAAAGCGAAGGCAACCACGGCGTCCGTTGCTGACTCCGTGGGAACGATCGTCGTAAACCTACGCGGGGGGTCCCGCCTAGACTTACAGCAGGGGGAGATACTCGCCAAGTCACGAAGCGATCCGGGCATCCATATCGTAAAGACGGGTCAAAGCGTCTACATTCCTCTGCTGGGCACTTCCGATCCTGATTTTGGTGTCCTACTTGCGCAGGCACTCCCCGATGAAGCAGCCGATGAAGCTGATCCTACTACATTCGATACTATTGGCATTGAGACTGAAGGGGTGAGTTGTTCTCCATTGCCAAGGCGCAAATAG
- a CDS encoding Calcineurin-like phosphoesterase: protein MVARNDEAGAMIYVIGDIHGCLEPLDRLMAQLPLSETDEVIFLGDYVDRGSDSKEVIDYLLTLRGRYTFLMGNHERMFLDFLQGKERALFLYNGGTATLESYGGLGRIPAAHLSFLDRLRLYYETRDCFFVHAGIRPGIPLQEQDPNDLLWIREQFYAYSGRFPKTVVFGHTPMREVLMDEDRIGIDTACVYGNKLTCLILPSRDIIQVSNSLDLQSRTPLSRHRR, encoded by the coding sequence ATGGTCGCTCGCAATGACGAGGCCGGTGCTATGATCTATGTGATCGGTGACATTCACGGTTGTCTGGAGCCGTTGGACCGTCTCATGGCTCAGCTCCCTCTGTCAGAGACGGATGAGGTGATTTTCCTGGGAGATTATGTTGATCGGGGATCGGATTCAAAGGAAGTCATTGATTATCTGCTGACCCTCCGTGGGCGGTATACCTTCCTCATGGGTAATCATGAGCGAATGTTTCTCGATTTTCTTCAGGGAAAAGAGCGAGCTCTATTTCTATATAACGGCGGGACCGCCACATTGGAAAGTTACGGTGGGCTCGGCCGAATTCCTGCCGCCCACTTGAGTTTTCTGGACCGCTTGCGTCTGTACTATGAGACGCGGGACTGTTTTTTTGTCCACGCGGGGATCAGGCCGGGGATTCCACTGCAGGAACAAGACCCCAACGACCTCTTGTGGATCCGCGAACAGTTCTATGCGTATTCAGGTCGGTTTCCAAAGACCGTTGTGTTCGGTCATACCCCCATGCGAGAAGTTCTGATGGACGAGGACCGGATCGGCATCGATACGGCCTGCGTCTATGGGAATAAGTTGACCTGTCTGATCCTTCCCTCACGTGACATCATCCAGGTGTCGAATTCCCTTGATCTCCAGTCTCGCACTCCGCTATCACGCCATCGCCGCTGA
- a CDS encoding protein of unknown function (Evidence 5 : No homology to any previously reported sequences), producing MSKSLAQDILDILYSDPGTRRSHKDALSDWILDSQPHGSPLDGIAMIQYLAEHHPDILARLKINTHVKEEIARVLDAIGHK from the coding sequence ATGAGTAAGTCATTAGCTCAGGACATTTTAGATATTTTATATAGTGATCCGGGCACACGCCGGTCGCATAAGGACGCCCTTAGCGATTGGATTCTCGATAGCCAGCCCCATGGGTCCCCGCTTGATGGCATTGCCATGATTCAGTACCTGGCCGAACACCATCCGGATATCCTCGCACGACTCAAGATCAACACCCACGTCAAGGAAGAGATCGCTCGCGTTCTGGACGCTATCGGCCACAAGTAA
- a CDS encoding membrane protein of unknown function (Evidence 5 : No homology to any previously reported sequences), whose protein sequence is MTQLALPAFQAVQELAVGSLFCLSLLHSPLIRRSFLQTCVLTLVSVLGVGIWVSPTPASMVFFVLLLLYAGSLWIQDGRWPRRMLWLSLAVGVVGMLIPSLLLAKELFVLPEIAAKVVTTLTSAVLLGSALIGMLLGHHYLRDPKLPVALIRRLAILFILSTALQGLCLTVNLGSLYLSGGDEAMARIELLSTSYLAVFLGRVVVGILGSFVVACVIWDTLRIPNVQSATGFFYIAILTGTIGEFLGRFLWYTTLIPL, encoded by the coding sequence ATGACACAGCTCGCCCTTCCGGCATTTCAGGCGGTGCAAGAGTTGGCAGTCGGAAGCCTGTTCTGCCTGAGCCTCCTGCATTCGCCCCTGATCAGGCGGAGCTTTCTCCAGACCTGCGTCCTGACCCTGGTGAGCGTGCTCGGCGTGGGGATCTGGGTCAGTCCAACACCAGCCTCAATGGTCTTTTTCGTTCTGCTCCTGCTGTATGCGGGGTCTCTCTGGATTCAGGATGGGCGATGGCCGAGGCGGATGCTGTGGTTGAGCCTGGCGGTCGGAGTGGTTGGAATGCTTATCCCGTCGCTGCTGCTTGCGAAAGAATTATTCGTCTTACCTGAGATAGCCGCCAAGGTCGTCACCACCCTCACGTCAGCCGTCCTCCTGGGCTCAGCCTTAATCGGCATGTTACTCGGGCACCATTATCTCAGGGATCCTAAGCTGCCAGTAGCATTGATCCGCCGCCTGGCTATTCTCTTTATACTGTCCACCGCGCTGCAGGGCCTGTGCCTGACCGTGAATCTAGGATCGCTCTACCTGTCTGGCGGGGACGAAGCTATGGCGAGGATCGAGCTTCTCTCGACCTCATACCTGGCGGTTTTTCTTGGTCGTGTGGTTGTCGGGATTCTTGGCTCGTTCGTCGTAGCGTGTGTCATCTGGGATACCTTGCGCATCCCAAACGTCCAGTCCGCAACCGGTTTCTTCTACATCGCGATTCTCACCGGCACAATCGGGGAGTTCCTGGGGCGATTCCTATGGTATACGACACTTATCCCGTTGTGA
- a CDS encoding Xaa-Pro aminopeptidase: MEELTGSDALVMISTSEIDANLYYATRFAAPDPFIFIQAGAEKIAVMSDLEMDRARSQARVDTVLSYSAYERRAREKGVDAPSALDVLDLVLRERGAHHLLVPGNFGIEYADGLRARGYTVAVRREPFFETRLMKNEEEVEAITATQRATEEAVDAAISAIRAAKVESSGFLYLDGELLTAEMLKKIMHVTLMERECVAQYTIVAPGLQGVDPHHHGTGPIRVHESIVIDLFPRSERSRYFADMSRTVVKGKASPKLRAMYGAVLNAQERGIELIRDGADGKIIHAEVNAVLEKDGFTTGMVGGRMQGFFHGTGHGIGLDIHEPPRINKTGAVLRTGHVVTVEPGLYYPDAGAVRIEDLVVVTGAGCRNLTTFPKGIGELEID, translated from the coding sequence ATGGAGGAGCTGACCGGATCTGATGCGTTGGTCATGATCTCAACCAGCGAGATCGATGCGAACCTGTACTATGCGACTCGGTTTGCCGCACCGGACCCATTTATCTTCATCCAGGCGGGCGCAGAGAAGATCGCCGTGATGAGTGACCTGGAGATGGACCGGGCCAGGAGCCAGGCGAGAGTAGATACGGTACTATCCTATAGCGCGTATGAGCGCAGGGCGAGGGAAAAGGGCGTCGATGCACCGTCCGCGCTGGATGTCCTGGACCTCGTGCTGCGAGAGCGAGGCGCTCACCATCTGCTGGTTCCGGGTAACTTCGGCATCGAGTACGCTGATGGCCTGCGGGCAAGGGGCTACACCGTCGCGGTAAGACGTGAGCCGTTCTTCGAAACGCGGCTGATGAAAAACGAAGAAGAGGTTGAGGCAATTACCGCGACCCAGCGCGCCACCGAAGAAGCTGTGGACGCGGCGATCTCGGCGATTCGGGCAGCCAAGGTGGAAAGTAGCGGATTCCTGTATCTCGACGGTGAGTTGTTGACCGCCGAGATGCTGAAGAAGATCATGCACGTGACGTTGATGGAACGAGAATGCGTGGCCCAATACACGATTGTGGCGCCAGGCCTGCAAGGGGTCGATCCCCACCATCACGGGACCGGGCCTATTAGGGTACACGAATCGATTGTGATCGATCTCTTCCCAAGGTCCGAACGAAGCCGCTACTTTGCCGACATGAGCCGAACTGTGGTGAAGGGGAAGGCATCACCGAAACTTCGGGCTATGTACGGGGCGGTTCTCAACGCCCAGGAACGCGGGATAGAGTTGATCAGGGATGGAGCCGACGGAAAGATCATTCACGCCGAAGTGAATGCGGTGCTGGAAAAAGACGGCTTCACGACCGGTATGGTCGGCGGTCGGATGCAAGGGTTTTTCCACGGCACCGGTCACGGGATTGGCCTCGACATCCATGAACCTCCTCGTATCAATAAGACGGGCGCGGTCCTACGAACCGGCCATGTGGTCACCGTTGAGCCGGGGCTCTATTATCCGGATGCAGGGGCTGTTCGGATTGAAGATCTCGTGGTTGTTACGGGGGCTGGGTGCCGGAATCTGACCACCTTCCCGAAAGGGATCGGCGAGCTTGAGATCGACTGA
- a CDS encoding membrane protein of unknown function (Evidence 5 : No homology to any previously reported sequences), which yields MTSARSKGPTFWGGCYGFAWVGLLLVLFAFMLAGYRDVWGIRGMLGAMAVLPLSLVAYPVVAWYYTGAFPWVWTVGLLAAIGMGKVILAD from the coding sequence ATGACGAGTGCAAGATCGAAGGGCCCAACCTTCTGGGGGGGCTGTTATGGCTTCGCCTGGGTGGGGCTGCTGCTTGTCCTCTTTGCCTTTATGCTGGCCGGCTATCGTGATGTATGGGGGATCAGGGGAATGCTCGGGGCCATGGCGGTGCTGCCACTCTCACTTGTGGCCTATCCGGTTGTGGCCTGGTACTATACCGGCGCGTTCCCCTGGGTGTGGACGGTGGGGCTGCTGGCCGCGATCGGGATGGGCAAAGTGATCCTGGCTGATTGA
- the thiC gene encoding Thiamine biosynthesis protein thiC, translated as MVTRTTHGNGDCVTQMYYARKEVITPEMAYVAEREGLDGETIRAEIARGRLIIPCNIHHTSLEPMGIGTVATVKINANIGNSALTSDIDEELQKLKLAIQYGADTVMDLSTGGNIDDIRHAMIAASPVPIGTVPLYQAVAGVNQVEDLTADDMIDMIAHQAKQGVDYMTIHAGVLLEHLPLVQSRVTGIVSRGGALMARWMLAHNAQNPLYTHFGTLCHIFRKYDVSFSLGDGLRPGCTADASDAAQFAELRTLGELTKIAWAHDVQVMIEGPGHVPMDQIEMNVRMEQEICQEAPFYTLGPLVTDIAPGYDHITSAIGAAIAGWHGTSLLCYVTPKEHLGLPTLEDVKQGCIAYKIAAHAADIARGRKGARDRDDTLSRARFNFDWDTQFALALDPETARTMHDESLPVEAFKRAEFCSMCGPKFCSMNISSRLGELADCP; from the coding sequence ATGGTCACACGGACTACTCATGGCAATGGGGACTGCGTCACGCAGATGTACTACGCCCGAAAAGAGGTCATCACTCCGGAAATGGCCTACGTCGCTGAGCGGGAAGGTCTCGATGGCGAGACCATCCGGGCCGAGATCGCGCGTGGCCGACTCATTATTCCGTGTAACATTCATCACACCAGCCTCGAGCCGATGGGGATCGGGACAGTGGCCACCGTCAAGATCAACGCCAACATCGGTAACTCTGCACTGACCTCCGACATCGATGAGGAGTTGCAAAAACTGAAGCTGGCCATTCAGTACGGGGCCGATACGGTCATGGACCTGAGCACAGGCGGCAATATCGACGACATCCGCCACGCAATGATTGCGGCCAGTCCGGTACCAATCGGTACTGTCCCTCTCTATCAGGCGGTCGCGGGTGTGAATCAGGTAGAAGATCTGACTGCCGACGATATGATCGACATGATTGCACACCAGGCCAAGCAGGGCGTCGACTACATGACGATTCATGCCGGCGTCTTACTCGAGCACCTGCCGCTGGTGCAGTCCAGGGTCACCGGGATTGTCAGCCGAGGCGGCGCCCTTATGGCAAGATGGATGCTCGCTCATAACGCGCAGAATCCCCTGTACACCCATTTTGGAACGCTCTGCCATATCTTTCGAAAATACGACGTCAGCTTCAGCCTGGGCGATGGGTTGAGGCCGGGTTGTACCGCAGATGCCTCCGACGCGGCCCAGTTTGCCGAACTTCGGACATTGGGTGAACTGACGAAGATCGCCTGGGCCCACGATGTTCAGGTGATGATCGAAGGGCCGGGGCATGTTCCGATGGATCAGATCGAAATGAACGTACGTATGGAGCAGGAGATCTGCCAGGAGGCGCCGTTTTACACGCTGGGCCCGCTGGTGACCGACATCGCGCCGGGATACGATCACATCACGTCGGCGATCGGGGCAGCGATTGCCGGCTGGCACGGTACCTCGCTGCTCTGCTATGTGACACCGAAGGAGCACCTCGGCTTACCCACGCTGGAGGATGTGAAGCAGGGATGTATCGCATACAAGATCGCCGCCCATGCGGCCGATATTGCCAGAGGCCGGAAAGGCGCGCGCGACCGCGACGATACGCTCTCTCGTGCTAGATTCAACTTTGATTGGGACACTCAGTTTGCGCTGGCGCTCGACCCCGAGACGGCGCGCACGATGCACGATGAAAGTCTGCCGGTCGAGGCGTTCAAGCGCGCCGAGTTCTGTTCGATGTGCGGTCCGAAGTTCTGTTCGATGAATATCTCATCGCGTCTTGGTGAGCTGGCCGATTGTCCATGA
- a CDS encoding conserved exported protein of unknown function (Evidence 4 : Homologs of previously reported genes of unknown function) — translation MTEWLTLLLGLWIGAGLGWAISVARTRARVGIILREQEARTAAAEARVDEMRQQLASAKHDFDILRENLRQAETAGTAAETRVVEIEKNLTEQKALLEDAKTRLSDTFKSLAADALAGNNAGFLILAEEKFKALKDEASVDLESRRKAIETMIQPLGETLVAYQQETKALEDKRLREYSTVGEQLRAVAMGQTTLQNETAKLVNALRSPQVRGRWGEIALRKTAELAGMSPHCDFVEQESVTTGEGRIRPDMVVKLPAGREVVVDSKVPLGGFLEALEAKTDEDREAALLKHAAQVNQHVTKLASKEYWDQFAAAPEFVVLFIPNDSFLAAAAEKDPVLVESALSKKVVIATPATFIALLRAIAYGWRQELLTENAQRISILGQELADRMATLAEHLVRVGGAIGKAVDSYNAAVASFESRVFPTARKFQVLGAGGKKEIQELQPIDQKPRALNTFDIDDSIDSMTQ, via the coding sequence ATGACGGAATGGCTGACGCTGTTGTTGGGGCTCTGGATTGGAGCCGGCCTTGGATGGGCGATCAGTGTAGCCCGGACCAGGGCCAGGGTGGGTATCATCCTCCGAGAGCAGGAGGCAAGGACTGCTGCTGCGGAGGCGCGGGTTGACGAGATGCGACAACAGCTCGCCTCGGCGAAACACGACTTCGATATCCTCCGCGAGAATTTACGACAGGCTGAAACCGCCGGGACGGCCGCCGAAACCCGAGTAGTCGAGATCGAAAAGAACCTGACCGAACAGAAGGCTCTCCTGGAAGATGCGAAGACCAGATTATCCGATACGTTCAAATCGCTGGCGGCCGACGCGCTGGCCGGCAACAACGCGGGATTCCTCATCCTGGCTGAGGAGAAATTCAAGGCGTTGAAGGATGAGGCGTCTGTTGATTTGGAGAGTCGCAGAAAAGCGATCGAGACCATGATTCAGCCGCTCGGCGAAACCCTTGTGGCCTATCAGCAGGAAACCAAGGCGCTCGAAGACAAGCGGCTCAGAGAGTACAGTACGGTCGGCGAACAACTGCGCGCGGTCGCGATGGGTCAGACAACCCTTCAAAACGAAACCGCCAAGCTGGTGAACGCGCTGAGGTCTCCACAGGTTCGCGGTCGATGGGGGGAGATTGCGCTGCGGAAAACAGCGGAGCTTGCCGGAATGTCACCCCACTGCGATTTTGTGGAACAGGAAAGCGTGACAACCGGTGAGGGACGTATCCGTCCTGATATGGTCGTCAAGCTGCCGGCCGGGCGCGAGGTGGTGGTCGACTCGAAGGTCCCCCTCGGCGGATTTCTCGAGGCGCTCGAAGCCAAAACGGACGAGGATCGCGAGGCGGCCCTTCTCAAACATGCGGCCCAGGTGAACCAGCACGTGACGAAGTTAGCCTCGAAAGAGTACTGGGATCAGTTTGCAGCAGCTCCGGAGTTTGTTGTGCTCTTTATTCCGAACGATTCCTTTCTTGCTGCAGCCGCTGAGAAGGATCCGGTGCTGGTGGAATCGGCCCTCTCGAAGAAGGTCGTTATCGCGACGCCCGCCACCTTTATTGCCTTACTGCGGGCCATTGCCTATGGATGGCGACAGGAACTGCTTACTGAGAATGCCCAGCGCATCAGCATCCTGGGCCAGGAACTCGCCGATCGGATGGCGACGCTTGCCGAACACCTCGTGAGAGTCGGCGGGGCCATCGGTAAGGCTGTCGATTCGTATAACGCCGCGGTAGCCTCGTTTGAGAGTCGCGTCTTCCCGACGGCCCGAAAGTTTCAGGTGCTCGGAGCCGGTGGTAAGAAGGAGATCCAGGAACTACAGCCGATCGATCAGAAGCCCCGCGCCTTGAATACATTCGACATTGACGACTCAATAGACTCGATGACTCAATAG
- a CDS encoding conserved protein of unknown function (Evidence 4 : Homologs of previously reported genes of unknown function) gives MSKVVQKLDDYRWLLPQDYKPGMRVPGIIYADEVLMEAIMKDLSLEQVANGAFLPGIVKASFAMPDIHQGYGLPVGGVVATDITDGVVSPGAVGYDINCGVRLLRTELTQEEVRPRLKELVLALFHEIPTGVGSRGRIRLSKKEAEAPLLKGAAWAVKQGYGEPADLACIESGGCLPGADPDAVSHKALERGSSQLGTLGSGNHFLEVQTVAEIYDPHAAEVLGLFEGQVTVMIHTGSRGLGHQVCTDSLVEMERAVIKYGIDLPDRQLACTPWTSREAKAYLGAMRAAANFAWNNRQCLAHWTKEVLLKVLGVSPGALGLSTVYDVAHNIVKVEEHEVDGRRMKLAVHRKGATRAFPPGHPELPAHYRAIGQPVLIPGDMGRASFVLVGTGAMEQTFGSTCHGAGRVMSRHAAIRAAKGRAIHRELENQGIIVMASGGESLAEEMPEAYKDATQVVTVVHRAGLSRMVARLRPMGVIKG, from the coding sequence ATGAGTAAGGTTGTACAAAAACTTGACGACTATCGATGGCTGCTCCCGCAAGACTACAAACCGGGGATGCGGGTTCCAGGAATCATCTATGCCGATGAGGTCCTGATGGAGGCGATCATGAAGGATCTCTCCCTGGAACAGGTGGCGAATGGCGCCTTCCTGCCGGGGATCGTCAAGGCCTCATTCGCCATGCCGGACATCCATCAGGGATACGGTCTGCCGGTCGGTGGAGTGGTTGCCACCGATATTACGGATGGCGTCGTGTCTCCAGGCGCAGTCGGGTACGATATCAACTGCGGGGTCCGATTGCTTCGCACGGAGCTGACTCAGGAGGAGGTGCGGCCAAGGCTGAAGGAACTGGTCCTCGCCCTCTTTCATGAAATTCCGACAGGAGTCGGCTCGCGCGGCCGGATTCGCCTGAGCAAAAAAGAGGCGGAAGCGCCGCTGCTCAAGGGCGCAGCATGGGCGGTTAAGCAGGGGTACGGAGAGCCGGCAGATCTCGCCTGTATCGAATCCGGTGGGTGTCTTCCGGGTGCGGACCCGGATGCTGTGAGCCATAAGGCCCTTGAGCGGGGAAGCAGTCAGCTTGGAACGTTGGGCTCAGGCAATCATTTTCTGGAGGTCCAGACGGTCGCCGAGATTTACGATCCACACGCTGCCGAGGTCCTCGGCCTGTTTGAAGGTCAGGTGACGGTGATGATTCATACCGGCTCTCGAGGTTTGGGGCATCAGGTCTGCACAGATTCTCTAGTCGAGATGGAGCGGGCGGTCATCAAGTATGGGATCGATCTCCCAGACCGACAGCTCGCCTGCACGCCTTGGACGTCGCGCGAGGCCAAGGCATACCTGGGCGCGATGCGGGCCGCCGCTAACTTTGCCTGGAATAATCGCCAATGTTTGGCCCACTGGACCAAGGAGGTGTTACTGAAGGTCCTGGGTGTCTCGCCCGGAGCATTAGGGTTGTCAACGGTCTATGATGTGGCCCACAACATCGTCAAGGTAGAGGAGCACGAGGTTGACGGCAGACGGATGAAGCTGGCGGTTCATCGCAAAGGAGCGACCCGAGCGTTTCCGCCCGGGCACCCGGAGCTACCGGCTCACTACCGGGCCATCGGTCAACCTGTGCTGATCCCGGGCGACATGGGCCGCGCCTCATTTGTGCTGGTGGGAACGGGCGCTATGGAGCAGACCTTCGGGAGCACCTGTCACGGCGCCGGCAGGGTGATGAGCCGTCATGCCGCTATTAGAGCGGCTAAGGGTCGGGCCATTCATCGGGAGCTGGAGAACCAGGGGATTATTGTCATGGCGTCTGGCGGCGAATCGTTGGCAGAGGAGATGCCCGAGGCGTATAAGGATGCGACTCAAGTGGTGACGGTTGTGCACCGCGCCGGCCTCTCCAGGATGGTCGCCCGACTCCGCCCCATGGGCGTGATCAAGGGGTGA